Proteins from one Cellulosilyticum lentocellum DSM 5427 genomic window:
- the flgK gene encoding flagellar hook-associated protein FlgK: MAFFEFNVALSGLFAAQRGLHVTSNNITNASTDGYSRQILGQRADTPLSGFGVGMTGTGVMTTNVTRVRDSYLDLKLWTQNPKLGEYNIKVTQNSLIEGAFGEPSDAGFTKVFNDLFNSFDEVSKDPTSGAAKVSVRENLISFGKYYSNISTALTGYQQNLNYEIKATVDEINILGTRIQNLNSQIFQAEIYGDDANSFRDERDVCIDRLSELINVEAKEEEKVVEGKVLKTFSVKIAGQTFVDHLNLNTLGVEVRGEKEQKIDDIVNTLSGLYEKLNNGGLTVDEITKINEQIKLEQKKLTDLTPECTIDANGSITYNSPLEGKIDVLKVNPDFSTEIKTAGDGKFNVEDVDGLYNVIWQNGLSFDMGNANLSGELKGLIDLRDGCGTAESSEVTYNGIPYYISRLNGYVRQFAQTMNDEYSKDKDGTIMIAGGLTYGGKEVAYIERDESGKIVKCYDEDKNEIAGLSAGELEEIGNKYTTKYKLFSYSTGSSTGMPATGEDLVGNNYSKMTATNITISKEIYENASNMRSTYGADEESGSDLFRALSNQKDNSKMFKEGDPKDYMASIFSELGINAQEALMYQSTQESVTGIIKNQRLSVSQVDLTEEFTSLIKYQQAYQASAKIMNTIDGIYETTIFKLGNF, encoded by the coding sequence ATGGCTTTTTTTGAATTTAATGTAGCATTAAGTGGATTGTTTGCAGCGCAAAGAGGGCTCCATGTGACCTCTAATAATATTACCAATGCCTCTACAGATGGTTATTCAAGGCAGATACTTGGACAAAGAGCAGATACGCCTTTAAGTGGTTTTGGAGTAGGAATGACTGGAACAGGGGTTATGACAACTAACGTTACTAGGGTGAGAGATTCTTACTTAGACCTTAAATTGTGGACGCAAAATCCCAAATTAGGAGAATACAATATTAAAGTAACACAAAATTCTCTTATTGAAGGTGCTTTTGGAGAACCAAGTGATGCTGGTTTTACAAAGGTATTTAATGATTTGTTTAACTCCTTTGATGAAGTAAGTAAAGATCCTACTTCAGGTGCAGCTAAGGTATCTGTTAGAGAGAATCTTATTAGCTTTGGGAAGTATTATTCTAATATATCTACAGCACTTACAGGTTATCAACAAAATCTTAACTATGAAATTAAGGCAACTGTGGACGAAATTAATATTTTAGGTACTCGTATTCAGAACCTTAACAGTCAGATTTTCCAAGCTGAGATTTATGGTGATGATGCCAATAGTTTTAGAGATGAGAGAGATGTTTGTATTGATAGATTATCAGAACTTATTAACGTAGAAGCCAAAGAAGAAGAGAAAGTAGTAGAGGGTAAAGTACTTAAAACCTTTTCTGTAAAAATAGCAGGACAAACCTTTGTGGACCACTTGAATCTGAATACGCTAGGTGTAGAAGTAAGAGGGGAAAAGGAACAGAAAATAGATGATATCGTTAATACATTATCCGGCTTGTATGAGAAGTTAAATAACGGTGGTTTAACAGTCGACGAAATAACTAAAATAAATGAACAAATTAAGTTAGAGCAAAAAAAGTTAACAGACTTAACACCGGAATGTACTATAGATGCGAATGGAAGTATTACATATAATAGCCCGCTTGAAGGCAAGATTGATGTTTTAAAAGTAAATCCGGACTTTTCTACTGAGATTAAGACTGCTGGAGATGGCAAGTTTAATGTAGAAGATGTAGATGGTCTCTACAATGTTATTTGGCAAAACGGGCTATCCTTTGATATGGGAAATGCTAATTTATCAGGAGAATTAAAAGGGCTTATTGACCTGAGGGATGGCTGTGGAACAGCAGAATCCTCAGAGGTTACTTATAATGGGATACCTTATTATATAAGCCGCTTAAATGGCTATGTTAGACAGTTTGCCCAAACTATGAATGATGAATATAGCAAAGATAAAGATGGTACGATTATGATTGCTGGAGGATTAACCTATGGCGGCAAGGAAGTTGCTTACATAGAAAGAGATGAATCTGGAAAGATAGTTAAATGCTATGATGAAGATAAGAACGAAATAGCAGGTTTATCAGCAGGCGAACTAGAAGAAATAGGAAACAAATATACTACCAAATATAAATTGTTTTCTTATTCCACAGGTAGTAGTACAGGGATGCCTGCTACTGGAGAGGATCTAGTAGGAAATAACTACAGTAAAATGACAGCGACTAATATTACGATATCTAAAGAAATATATGAAAATGCAAGTAATATGAGATCAACATATGGTGCTGATGAAGAGTCAGGTAGCGACTTGTTTAGAGCTTTATCTAATCAAAAGGATAACTCTAAAATGTTTAAAGAAGGAGACCCAAAAGACTATATGGCCTCTATCTTTAGTGAACTAGGTATTAATGCTCAAGAAGCCCTTATGTATCAAAGTACACAAGAGTCTGTAACGGGTATTATTAAAAATCAGCGTTTATCTGTATCTCAAGTGGACTTAACAGAAGAATTTACAAGCCTTATTAAATACCAACAAGCCTATCAAGCTTCGGCTAAAATTATGAATACAATAGATGGTATTTATGAAACGACTATTTTTAAATTAGGAAACTTCTAG
- the fliW gene encoding flagellar assembly protein FliW, which yields MNILEWKEGTKMKIETHMFGVIEIKDDKVITFNEGLPGFEELKKFGIIEDEENGPLKHLQSLEDGNICFVIVDPYFFKKDYAPIINESYFEKLGGGEDSDFAIYSTVCLKTPLEESTLNLAGPLLIHVDNKLGIQVIAEEKMYRTKHKLIDLINERG from the coding sequence ATGAATATTTTAGAATGGAAAGAAGGAACAAAGATGAAGATTGAGACACATATGTTTGGAGTTATAGAAATAAAAGATGATAAGGTAATTACGTTTAATGAGGGGTTACCTGGGTTTGAAGAACTTAAAAAGTTTGGAATTATTGAGGATGAAGAAAATGGCCCCTTAAAACACTTACAGTCTTTAGAGGATGGTAATATTTGCTTTGTTATTGTGGATCCATACTTTTTTAAAAAAGACTATGCACCTATTATTAATGAAAGCTATTTTGAGAAGCTAGGTGGAGGAGAAGATAGTGATTTTGCTATTTATAGTACTGTATGTTTAAAAACGCCGTTGGAAGAAAGTACATTAAATTTAGCAGGGCCACTTTTAATTCATGTAGATAATAAATTGGGGATACAGGTTATAGCAGAAGAGAAAATGTATAGAACTAAACACAAGCTAATAGATCTTATAAATGAAAGGGGTTAA
- a CDS encoding MerR family transcriptional regulator gives MDVKVCKNCKKIFQYIAGPEICPRCKQLEEDMFQKVKTYLRENPGESMHVVSEETEVSVTLIEKFLRQGRLEVSPDSPITLTCEMCGRKITSGRFCSNCKGELTNHLNEAKKALSNQKSEKTSAADTREKMRFLKSDSIRR, from the coding sequence ATGGATGTTAAAGTATGTAAAAACTGCAAAAAGATATTTCAATATATTGCTGGACCAGAGATTTGTCCAAGATGTAAGCAATTAGAAGAAGACATGTTTCAAAAGGTAAAGACGTATTTAAGAGAAAACCCTGGTGAAAGTATGCATGTAGTAAGTGAGGAAACAGAAGTATCCGTTACACTTATTGAAAAGTTTTTAAGGCAAGGGCGTTTGGAAGTATCACCAGATTCACCCATTACCCTAACCTGCGAGATGTGTGGAAGAAAAATTACTTCGGGTCGCTTTTGTAGTAATTGTAAAGGCGAGCTAACTAATCATTTAAATGAAGCTAAGAAAGCTTTATCTAACCAAAAATCAGAAAAAACATCTGCTGCTGATACTAGAGAAAAAATGAGATTTTTAAAATCAGACTCTATTAGACGCTAG
- a CDS encoding ComF family protein: protein MDEFLGRLKKLIYPDKCTICRKLLSAETKEVLCDRCYSHLLKENLCNRCGRPYKIEYEGCLCCKEEEDSMVKRTIGLFPYCDHYRKAVLRWKYRGIRRYAKGYADLFVNDLVVTAILELDAFIPVPLAPSRAKKRGFNQAKDLAREMTLLTDIPTYDCLLRTRDTKPQAECTKEQRNKNVKGSIAINQKFTLPQLRRVAIVDDIYTTGSTAKECIKILKQEYAMKDAEFYLLVVCIGG from the coding sequence ATGGATGAATTCCTAGGACGATTAAAAAAGCTTATTTACCCTGATAAATGCACGATATGCAGAAAGTTACTTTCTGCAGAAACAAAAGAAGTATTATGCGACAGGTGTTATAGTCACTTATTAAAAGAAAACCTATGCAATAGGTGCGGTAGGCCATACAAGATAGAATACGAAGGTTGCTTGTGCTGTAAAGAGGAAGAAGATTCCATGGTAAAGCGTACTATAGGATTATTTCCGTACTGCGATCATTATAGAAAAGCTGTCCTGAGATGGAAATATCGTGGGATTAGAAGATATGCAAAAGGTTATGCTGATTTATTCGTAAATGATTTGGTGGTTACAGCTATATTAGAGTTAGATGCTTTTATTCCGGTGCCTCTAGCACCTTCAAGGGCTAAAAAAAGAGGATTTAATCAAGCAAAGGACTTGGCTAGAGAAATGACTTTGCTTACTGACATTCCCACATATGATTGTTTACTAAGAACCAGAGATACTAAGCCGCAGGCAGAATGCACTAAAGAACAAAGAAATAAAAATGTTAAAGGAAGTATTGCTATTAATCAGAAATTCACATTACCACAGCTAAGGCGAGTAGCTATTGTTGACGATATATATACAACAGGCAGTACAGCCAAAGAATGTATAAAAATCCTAAAACAAGAGTACGCCATGAAAGATGCAGAATTTTATTTGTTGGTGGTATGTATTGGTGGGTAA
- the fliD gene encoding flagellar filament capping protein FliD produces MGTSPIRFTGLASGMDTESIVKAMMTSYQAKVDKQKQNQTSLEWKRDAWKDMNSKVNSFYSNYISKLKMSTTFAKNKITTSDNNAIKVNENSSIPAGTHQVSVSQIATSAYMKNEKMTATTVTPLAETTTLKHLGIDKETTIKLQKVVDGAVVEGEDYAEFKLGPNDTIATLKDKLAEQDLELKVTEGKIEITSNKNTADNEAIKLVASEGNTNFFSKLGVGTTTLKKDQVVTGKDLNTFSKSMTLGRLGITNTNIKINENSIELTENMTLSELESKIKEADSNLSVNLDLGEGVQRFFISSKKTGDGNNITIEQEDGGSDILKKLGLYTDPAEESLKGKNAKYTYNGVEYTSSTNDISVNGLKMTFIAETTSPVNITAVKDTESLVSFVKEFVTEYNKLIEEINTEIETRPSKTYKPLTDEQREAMSESEIEKWEKEAKKGLFYRDGQLTQIRDNLRSMIGSGVTGTAYGTLSGVGITTGQWNEKGKLYFDEAKFTKALEDDPESVIKLFTGAGDESAAKTAYEKKYGENSWSSVSETDRQSYLANTKGIFNRLYDNLNKMVGTSTVNKSYGSFYNDKLIKKQLEDMEKRIDELQDRYDQKETALYKKFTAMEKAMSTMNTQSSWLSAQLGSY; encoded by the coding sequence ATGGGAACAAGTCCAATAAGATTTACAGGTTTAGCATCAGGCATGGATACAGAGAGTATTGTAAAAGCTATGATGACAAGCTATCAAGCGAAGGTCGATAAGCAAAAACAAAATCAAACTAGCTTAGAGTGGAAACGTGATGCATGGAAAGATATGAATAGCAAAGTTAATAGTTTTTATAGCAATTATATTTCAAAGCTAAAAATGAGTACTACTTTTGCAAAGAATAAAATAACAACTTCAGATAACAATGCAATTAAGGTTAATGAAAATAGTAGTATTCCAGCAGGTACTCATCAAGTATCAGTGAGCCAAATTGCAACTAGTGCTTATATGAAGAATGAAAAAATGACGGCTACTACTGTAACACCTTTGGCAGAGACGACAACTTTAAAGCATTTAGGTATAGACAAAGAGACTACTATTAAGTTACAAAAAGTAGTAGACGGCGCTGTAGTTGAAGGTGAAGATTATGCTGAATTTAAGTTGGGTCCTAATGATACTATCGCTACTTTAAAAGATAAACTCGCTGAGCAAGATTTAGAACTGAAAGTAACAGAAGGAAAGATAGAGATTACTTCTAATAAAAATACAGCTGATAATGAAGCTATTAAGTTAGTAGCCTCAGAAGGAAATACAAATTTCTTTTCTAAATTAGGTGTTGGAACTACTACTTTAAAAAAAGATCAAGTGGTTACAGGTAAAGATTTAAATACTTTTAGTAAGAGTATGACGCTAGGTAGACTTGGAATTACAAATACCAATATAAAGATAAATGAAAACAGTATTGAACTTACTGAGAATATGACTTTATCAGAATTGGAAAGTAAAATAAAAGAAGCAGACAGTAATTTAAGTGTTAATCTAGATTTAGGTGAAGGTGTTCAGCGTTTCTTTATTTCTAGTAAGAAAACAGGCGATGGTAATAATATAACCATAGAACAAGAAGATGGTGGAAGTGATATACTTAAGAAGTTAGGATTATACACAGATCCTGCAGAAGAAAGCTTAAAAGGGAAAAATGCAAAATATACATATAACGGAGTTGAATATACATCGTCAACTAATGACATCAGTGTTAATGGACTTAAAATGACTTTTATTGCTGAAACAACTTCACCTGTAAATATTACTGCTGTTAAAGATACAGAGTCATTAGTATCTTTTGTAAAGGAATTTGTAACAGAGTATAATAAGTTAATTGAAGAGATTAATACAGAAATCGAAACAAGACCATCTAAAACTTATAAACCTTTGACTGACGAGCAAAGAGAGGCTATGAGTGAAAGTGAAATAGAAAAATGGGAAAAAGAAGCAAAAAAAGGACTTTTTTACAGAGATGGTCAACTAACTCAAATTAGAGATAACTTAAGAAGTATGATTGGTAGTGGAGTGACAGGTACAGCTTATGGTACGTTAAGTGGTGTGGGTATTACTACAGGGCAATGGAATGAAAAAGGAAAGCTTTATTTTGACGAAGCTAAGTTTACAAAGGCTTTAGAGGATGATCCTGAATCTGTTATTAAACTTTTTACTGGCGCGGGAGATGAGAGTGCGGCAAAAACTGCTTATGAAAAAAAATATGGCGAAAACAGTTGGAGTAGTGTTTCAGAAACTGATAGACAGAGCTATTTAGCCAATACCAAAGGTATTTTCAATCGCTTATATGATAACCTGAATAAAATGGTAGGAACTTCCACAGTTAATAAAAGTTATGGTTCTTTTTATAATGATAAGCTTATTAAAAAGCAATTAGAAGATATGGAAAAGCGTATTGATGAATTACAAGACCGATATGATCAAAAAGAAACTGCACTATATAAAAAATTTACAGCAATGGAAAAAGCAATGAGTACTATGAACACACAAAGTAGTTGGCTTAGTGCACAATTAGGTAGTTATTAG
- a CDS encoding flagellar protein FlgN, producing MAGIIYELIDVLEEQKECYEGLNTLATYTETAVVNKNLEFLDEVVKTEEQFVGRLGVLDKKRESLMKDIAIVTGMDYKDVTVTRIIDKLGNESEVGKKLAVLRGEIRELLSNLKNQSELNKALLNQSLELVDFTINAIGSTKGFSHVGNYNRPGEDMSMERQQSIFDKKQ from the coding sequence ATGGCAGGGATAATATATGAGCTAATTGACGTTTTGGAAGAACAGAAAGAATGTTATGAAGGCTTAAACACATTAGCTACCTATACAGAAACTGCTGTTGTAAATAAGAATCTAGAATTCTTAGATGAAGTCGTTAAGACAGAAGAACAGTTTGTTGGTAGACTAGGGGTATTAGATAAAAAGAGAGAAAGTTTAATGAAGGATATCGCTATTGTAACGGGAATGGACTATAAAGATGTTACAGTAACGCGTATTATTGATAAATTAGGAAATGAAAGTGAAGTTGGGAAAAAACTAGCTGTATTAAGGGGAGAGATTAGAGAATTATTAAGTAATTTAAAAAATCAAAGTGAACTTAATAAGGCCTTACTTAATCAATCGTTAGAATTAGTAGACTTCACAATTAATGCGATCGGTAGCACCAAAGGATTTAGTCATGTCGGAAACTATAATAGACCGGGCGAAGACATGAGCATGGAAAGACAACAAAGTATTTTTGATAAAAAGCAGTAG
- the flgL gene encoding flagellar hook-associated protein FlgL: MRVTNGMIRNNTLNNLYKNISAVNQSFAQMSTGKKIQTVSDDPIIAGRAIKLKVNVLETQQYQKNAKEARSWMEVTETSMDNMNKILESIRTKCVQASTGTLEEKDKAVIKTDIMQLWEQLQEEANVTYGGRYVYSGYKTSEPLMLNKDLTLEEDLLVEKEYTVSSGTTIAAGSILAKGSTVSKADRATLGITDAMLDADGKLGADFTVPTGGTTLKGELTLSENSKLASGSTVTAGNINPKVYNQISGQEMRYEVGTGNTITVNTLGMDDTFNNLLQMMEEIVTTVDSSLEAGSTITSDDLHNLFNDKIGEIDEVLADISTKTADLGSRMARLDYVDSRLTDNNADYKELLSNTEDIDVEEVYVEFNSRYATYTAALQATSKVIMNTLADYL; the protein is encoded by the coding sequence ATGCGCGTTACTAATGGGATGATTAGAAATAATACCTTGAATAATTTATATAAAAATATCTCAGCAGTTAATCAAAGTTTTGCACAAATGAGTACAGGTAAAAAAATACAAACGGTGTCTGATGACCCTATTATTGCAGGTAGAGCTATTAAACTGAAAGTCAATGTCCTTGAGACCCAACAATATCAAAAGAATGCTAAAGAAGCAAGGTCATGGATGGAAGTAACAGAAACATCTATGGATAACATGAATAAAATTCTAGAATCTATTAGAACCAAATGCGTACAGGCTTCAACAGGCACTTTAGAAGAAAAAGATAAAGCTGTTATTAAAACAGATATTATGCAGCTTTGGGAACAATTACAAGAGGAAGCTAATGTTACTTATGGCGGGCGCTATGTATATAGTGGCTATAAAACGAGTGAACCTCTAATGCTTAATAAAGATTTAACTTTAGAGGAAGACCTTTTGGTAGAGAAGGAATATACAGTTTCATCGGGTACAACAATAGCAGCAGGCTCAATTTTAGCAAAAGGGTCTACAGTAAGCAAAGCTGATAGAGCCACCCTTGGTATTACAGATGCTATGTTAGATGCAGATGGAAAATTAGGCGCAGATTTTACTGTACCAACTGGCGGAACTACCTTAAAGGGAGAATTGACCTTAAGCGAAAATTCTAAATTAGCATCAGGGTCAACAGTAACAGCTGGCAACATAAATCCTAAAGTGTATAATCAAATTTCAGGGCAAGAAATGAGATATGAAGTAGGAACAGGTAATACAATTACAGTAAATACTTTGGGAATGGATGATACCTTTAATAACTTGCTTCAAATGATGGAAGAAATTGTTACTACAGTAGATAGTTCTTTGGAAGCGGGAAGTACTATTACAAGTGATGACTTACATAATTTATTTAATGATAAAATAGGAGAAATAGATGAGGTGTTGGCTGATATTTCTACTAAGACTGCAGATTTAGGAAGTAGAATGGCCAGGTTAGATTATGTTGATAGCAGGCTTACAGATAATAATGCGGATTATAAGGAGTTACTTTCTAATACAGAAGATATAGATGTAGAAGAAGTTTATGTGGAATTTAATTCACGTTATGCAACTTATACAGCAGCTCTTCAAGCGACTTCAAAAGTTATTATGAATACTTTAGCGGATTACCTATAA
- a CDS encoding flagellin N-terminal helical domain-containing protein: MIINHNMSAINSQRQMYKTSTAQAKASEKLSSGLRINRAGDDAAGLAISEKMRAQVRGLNQASRNAQDGISLIQTAEGAMDEQHSMLQRMRELAVQASNETYTASDRANAQLEVTQLVQEISAITDKTEFNTNKLLAAASKFSFQVGANKAQTITVSMKAMTATALSVNSASVSTISKAQSALDSIDKAINTVSQQRAVFGAVQNRLEHTIQNVDNSSENLQSAESRIHDTDMAKEMMEFTRTNVLSQATQAMLAQANQKPNQVLSLLQ; this comes from the coding sequence ATGATTATTAACCACAATATGAGTGCTATCAACTCACAAAGACAAATGTACAAAACATCAACAGCTCAAGCAAAAGCATCAGAAAAATTATCATCAGGTTTAAGAATTAACCGTGCAGGTGATGATGCAGCTGGACTTGCAATCTCTGAAAAAATGAGAGCTCAAGTAAGAGGTCTTAACCAAGCATCAAGAAATGCACAAGATGGTATTTCTCTTATCCAAACAGCAGAAGGTGCAATGGATGAACAACACTCAATGCTTCAACGTATGAGAGAATTAGCAGTTCAAGCATCAAATGAAACCTATACAGCAAGTGATCGTGCAAATGCTCAACTAGAAGTTACACAACTTGTTCAAGAAATTAGTGCAATTACTGATAAAACAGAATTCAACACTAATAAATTATTAGCTGCAGCTAGTAAATTCTCATTCCAAGTAGGTGCTAATAAAGCTCAAACTATTACAGTATCTATGAAGGCTATGACTGCAACAGCATTAAGCGTTAATAGTGCAAGTGTTTCAACAATTTCTAAAGCTCAATCAGCACTTGATTCAATCGACAAAGCTATTAACACAGTATCACAACAAAGAGCTGTATTTGGTGCAGTACAAAACAGACTTGAACATACTATCCAAAATGTAGATAACTCATCAGAAAATTTACAATCAGCTGAATCTCGTATCCATGATACAGATATGGCAAAAGAAATGATGGAATTTACAAGAACAAATGTACTTTCACAAGCAACACAAGCAATGCTTGCACAAGCAAATCAAAAACCAAACCAAGTACTTTCTTTATTACAATAA
- the flgM gene encoding flagellar biosynthesis anti-sigma factor FlgM, whose translation MTMRIDPISRAYEAYKSQKVTPTKKINSVSSKDQVEFSSIAKEFGSVYKMALEAPEIRKDKVESLKEQIKSGTYNVKSEEVAEKIMSQFDIKG comes from the coding sequence ATGACCATGAGAATAGATCCAATTAGTAGGGCGTATGAAGCTTATAAAAGTCAAAAGGTGACTCCAACTAAAAAAATAAATTCAGTATCAAGTAAAGATCAAGTAGAATTTTCTAGTATTGCTAAAGAGTTTGGTAGTGTTTATAAAATGGCTTTAGAAGCGCCGGAAATTAGAAAAGACAAGGTAGAAAGCCTTAAAGAACAAATCAAGTCAGGTACTTATAATGTTAAGTCTGAAGAAGTGGCTGAAAAGATAATGTCACAATTTGATATTAAAGGATAA
- a CDS encoding flagellar protein FlaG yields MQINMDVNNKGYSSMQPVNVMKREQGQIKLSEELKEYQDQKSGEYQQGDLQKAQLDEKSIIKAIEKANKKILDKSKEFEFSVHEQTKQIMVKVIDSQTHKVIKEFPPEKILDMVAKMCEEAGIFVDEKR; encoded by the coding sequence ATGCAAATTAATATGGATGTTAATAATAAAGGATATAGCAGTATGCAACCAGTTAATGTAATGAAAAGAGAGCAGGGGCAAATCAAGCTATCAGAAGAGTTGAAGGAATATCAAGACCAGAAATCAGGAGAATATCAACAAGGTGATTTACAAAAGGCTCAGTTAGATGAGAAGAGTATTATCAAGGCAATAGAAAAGGCAAACAAGAAAATTTTAGATAAAAGCAAGGAGTTTGAGTTCTCAGTTCACGAGCAAACTAAACAGATCATGGTGAAAGTAATAGACAGTCAGACACATAAAGTTATTAAGGAATTCCCACCAGAAAAAATTTTAGATATGGTAGCAAAGATGTGTGAAGAGGCAGGCATTTTTGTGGATGAAAAACGTTAG
- the flgK gene encoding flagellar hook-associated protein FlgK produces the protein MSSISSITKAVSGLAAAQKGLQVTGHNLSNVNTEGYTRQQLLQSESDYLVIGNRGSRYLQVGLGVTQDEIRQIRNELADKRLRTENSVLTYYQTQNSTIAEIEAILDEPYGEGVTKLLNNFWSQTQKLNTTPNGVEERQSFISAANVLIKKINDISDSLDKFQANTNKEVISSVNRINQIIEGIKEYNDIISRAEVNGDNANDYRDQRNNLLDELSEYGKVTYHEEVGSKVVVKFENHLVVDGPFTATMKLEEADTKSVFVKPVWSDTNSDVYRFDETVTSVKGNDTGKLKALLISRGNNYVTEDTKWEDIAFNDNFSVDEPGNSFIIPKIQKMLSDFTGVLVETVNSCFDGTGIGSHEGKAGVPVFVPIISTQEYEAAKKNLETVLNDPTSTEDQKEAAQQAYEKAANKAMTTGNIQVNPELLANGGYNKLGTVSTEGASNNVGDSSKVTEFLSEWGKTREWYSDRSEKGAPNYKKVSIISFYSEFVTDIGTDGSNYSAVAKSRQTSILNIQNERQAMGGVSQDEEFANMLKYQYAYNASARMITMLDGMLDTIINKM, from the coding sequence ATGTCATCAATTTCAAGTATAACAAAAGCTGTATCAGGTCTAGCAGCCGCTCAAAAGGGGCTTCAAGTTACAGGACATAACTTGTCTAATGTGAACACTGAAGGCTATACAAGACAACAGCTTCTTCAATCAGAATCAGATTATTTAGTGATAGGGAATCGTGGAAGTCGATATTTACAAGTAGGGTTAGGCGTAACCCAAGATGAGATTAGACAAATTAGGAATGAATTAGCGGATAAAAGGTTAAGAACAGAGAACTCAGTTTTAACTTATTATCAGACTCAAAATTCTACTATTGCCGAAATAGAAGCCATTTTAGATGAGCCTTATGGTGAAGGTGTCACAAAATTGCTTAATAACTTTTGGTCACAAACACAAAAGCTCAATACAACGCCAAATGGTGTAGAAGAGAGACAAAGTTTTATTTCTGCAGCTAATGTACTTATTAAAAAGATTAATGATATTTCAGATTCGCTAGATAAGTTCCAGGCTAATACAAATAAAGAAGTTATTAGTTCTGTTAATAGAATCAATCAGATTATTGAGGGAATAAAAGAATATAATGATATTATTAGTAGAGCAGAAGTAAATGGTGATAATGCTAATGATTACAGAGACCAAAGAAATAATCTTTTAGATGAGCTTTCTGAATATGGTAAAGTTACTTATCATGAAGAGGTGGGAAGCAAGGTAGTTGTGAAGTTTGAGAATCACCTTGTTGTGGATGGGCCTTTCACAGCTACTATGAAGCTAGAAGAAGCAGATACAAAGAGTGTTTTTGTTAAGCCAGTATGGTCTGATACCAATAGTGATGTCTACCGCTTTGATGAGACAGTTACATCAGTAAAAGGCAATGATACAGGAAAATTAAAAGCATTACTTATTTCTAGAGGGAATAACTACGTAACTGAAGATACCAAGTGGGAAGATATTGCTTTTAATGATAATTTTAGTGTAGATGAACCAGGTAATAGCTTTATTATTCCTAAAATTCAAAAGATGTTAAGTGATTTTACAGGGGTATTAGTTGAAACAGTAAATAGTTGCTTTGATGGGACTGGAATCGGTAGTCATGAAGGAAAAGCAGGCGTTCCTGTTTTTGTACCTATTATATCTACCCAGGAATATGAAGCAGCTAAGAAGAATCTAGAGACAGTTCTAAATGATCCGACATCTACAGAGGATCAGAAGGAAGCAGCACAGCAGGCATATGAAAAAGCAGCTAATAAAGCTATGACAACTGGAAATATTCAAGTAAATCCAGAACTTCTAGCTAATGGTGGTTATAATAAATTAGGAACAGTAAGTACTGAAGGTGCTTCTAATAATGTAGGTGATAGTAGTAAAGTAACAGAGTTTCTGAGCGAGTGGGGTAAAACAAGAGAATGGTATAGTGATAGAAGTGAGAAAGGTGCACCTAATTATAAGAAGGTAAGCATCATAAGTTTTTATTCAGAATTTGTTACGGATATAGGAACGGATGGTAGTAATTATAGTGCAGTAGCTAAGTCTAGGCAAACGAGCATTCTTAACATCCAGAATGAAAGACAAGCCATGGGTGGTGTTTCTCAGGATGAAGAATTCGCTAATATGCTTAAATACCAATATGCATACAATGCATCAGCTCGTATGATTACTATGCTAGATGGTATGCTAGACACGATTATTAATAAAATGTAG
- the csrA gene encoding carbon storage regulator CsrA: protein MLALTRKKNEAIIISGGIEIKVLDIQGDKVKLGIKAPKSVDVYREEVYKQIKENNKEAVQDITVNLDELKQLIKK, encoded by the coding sequence ATGCTAGCACTTACTAGAAAAAAAAATGAAGCCATTATTATAAGTGGTGGGATTGAGATTAAGGTATTAGACATACAAGGGGATAAGGTTAAGCTTGGCATTAAAGCACCTAAGAGCGTGGATGTATATAGAGAAGAAGTATATAAGCAAATTAAAGAAAATAATAAAGAAGCTGTACAAGATATAACAGTTAACTTGGATGAATTAAAGCAATTAATTAAAAAATAA